In Castanea sativa cultivar Marrone di Chiusa Pesio chromosome 6, ASM4071231v1, a single window of DNA contains:
- the LOC142638501 gene encoding uncharacterized protein LOC142638501 → MWKRGIKSKAWNGPQKYRITILLSVILILVLLILLVNDNGRKNISSSGLLKQKWNSFESLVQFNPTMEVQNGTELIWQIPDTPKAVLFLAHGCSGRAVNFWDRSSTCPNCVGLPEERLLVLHALSQKFAVLTISSAGRCWTFGEEMFIVKDIIRWWVEKKKLQKLPLVALGASSGGYFVSVLATQLKFSSITLMIAEGRFDQMDITEDYPPTLFVHMPKDQLRQQKIDENLEILRNKGVDVAEIECMEFPLSSHFLADRIPGIDQTVSAKLFELFQEKGFIDENGYMKNDGRATRWKPALKESNIHLPDKHLAQHIQEELNLAFAYHEMISLHSDQIFKWFESHIS, encoded by the coding sequence ATGTGGAAGCGTGGAATCAAATCAAAGGCTTGGAATGGGCCTCAAAAGTATCGAATCACAATTTTACTGTCTGTTATTCTGATTCTTGTACTTTTAATATTGTTAGTTAATGATAATGGTAGAAAAAACATATCATCATCTGGACTTCTGAAGCAGAAATGGAATAGCTTTGAGTCTTTGGTGCAATTTAATCCAACAATGGAGGTTCAGAATGGGACAGAATTGATTTGGCAAATACCTGATACACCTAAGGCAGTTCTTTTTCTGGCACATGGGTGCAGTGGCAGAGCTGTTAACTTTTGGGACAGATCTTCTACCTGCCCTAATTGTGTTGGTTTGCCTGAAGAAAGGCTACTTGTCCTTCATGCTCTTTCTCAAAAGTTTGCTGTTCTTACCATATCAAGTGCAGGTAGATGCTGGACATTTGGGGAGGAGATGTTCATTGTTAAAGATATTATAAGGTGGTGGGTTGAGAAAAAAAAGCTTCAAAAGCTTCCTCTTGTGGCTTTGGGGGCCTCCTCTGGAGGGTACTTTGTTTCTGTTCTTGCCACTCAGTTGAAGTTCAGTAGTATTACACTTATGATTGCTGAAGGCAGATTTGATCAAATGGATATTACTGAGGATTATCCACCTACACTATTTGTGCACATGCCCAAAGATCAATTGAGGCAGCAGAAGATAGatgaaaatttggaaattttgagAAATAAAGGTGTTGATGTCGCAGAGATTGAATGCATGGAGTTCCCCTTGTCTTCACACTTTTTAGCCGACAGAATTCCAGGTATTGATCAAACTGTTTCTGCTAAGTTGTTTGAACTTTTCCAAGAGAAGGGCTTCATTGATGAAAATGGATATATGAAAAATGATGGACGTGCTACACGTTGGAAACCAGCACTCAAGGAGAGTAATATCCATTTGCCAGATAAGCATTTAGCACAACACATCCAAGAGGAGTTGAATCTTGCATTTGCCTACCATGAAATGATTAGCTTACATTCTGACCAGATCTTTAAATGGTTTGAATCTCATATAAGCTGA